In one window of Macadamia integrifolia cultivar HAES 741 chromosome 2, SCU_Mint_v3, whole genome shotgun sequence DNA:
- the LOC122057959 gene encoding transcription factor MYBS3-like, with amino-acid sequence MTRRCSHCSHNGHNSRTCPTRGGVKLFGVRLTDGSIKKSASMGNLASAHYSSSASASASPNPGSPSSDHFRDPTVVAEGYVSDDPAHTSCSSNCRGDRKKGTPWTEEEHRLFLLGLQKLGKGDWRGIARNFVMSRTPTQVASHAQKYFIRQSNASRRKRRSSLFDMVPDMSIDSTTGTEEHLLCPTSQAGETENVNPKPPLNLFLDQDEPMEATSNDALTEAEETITSSNFPPMIPGFYPTYLPVPFSFWPPSPAPEGEEKQGETSQHQVLKPTPIHTKDPVNVEQLVGMSKLSLGEAAKGRLEPSSLSQKWLGTPSRQSAFHANPPVSDSELSQNTSVIHAV; translated from the exons ATGACTCGGCGATGCTCTCATTGCAGCCATAACGGGCATAACTCGCGGACCTGTCCGACGAGAGGAGGGGTGAAGTTGTTCGGTGTTCGACTCACGGATGGATCGATAAAGAAGAGTGCGAGTATGGGAAACCTCGCCTCTGCTCACTATTCTTCGTCCGCCTCTGCTTCTGCGTCTCCCAATCCTGGTTCCCCTTCTTCTGATCACTTCCGTGATCCCACCGTTGTTGCTGAAGGTTATGTCTCTGACGATCCTGCTCATACTTCTTGTTCTTCCAATTGCCGCGGGGACAGGAAAAAGG GCACACCATGGACGGAAGAGGAGCACCGACTTTTTTTACTGGGTCTTCAGAAGCTGGGGAAAGGTGATTGGCGTGGGATTGCACGTAATTTTGTCATGTCAAGGACTCCGACTCAGGTGGCCAGCCATGCCCAGAAGTATTTCATTCGGCAGAGTAATGCATCCCGGAGAAAAAGGCGGTCCAGCCTATTTGACATGGTGCCAGATATG TCCATAGATTCGACTACAGGGACAGAGGAGCATTTATTGTGCCCAACTTCTCAAGCTGGTGAAACAGAGAATGTAAACCCCAAACCTCCTCTAAATCTCTTTCTCGACCAAGATGAACCTATGGAGGCGACTTCCAATGATGCGCTCACAGAAGCTGAAGAAACTATTACATCAAGTAATTTCCCACCAATGATTCCTGGTTTTTACCCGACGTATTTACCTGTCCCTTTTTCATTCTGGCCACCAAGCCCGGCCccagaaggagaagagaaacaaGGTGAGACTTCTCAACATCAGGTCTTAAAGCCAACCCCCATCCATACCAAGGACCCAGTCAATGTAGAACAACTGGTGGGCATGTCTAAGCTAAGCCTAGGAGAGGCTGCCAAGGGACGTTTAgaaccttcttccctctctcaGAAATGGCTGGGAACTCCATCAAGACAATCAGCGTTTCATGCAAATCCACCGGTTAGTGACTCAGAATTGAGCCAGAACACTAGTGTAATCCATGCAGTGTAA